The DNA sequence ACGACCGTGACGGTGCTGCGCTCCCGGGCCCAGGAGGGCGCCCTCATCGCCCGGTCGCTGCGTGCGGAACGTCTGCACCACGGCACCCCGTGGTCCGAGATGGCCGTGGTCACCCGCTCGGCGGGGCAGGTCGCCGCCCTGCAGCGGGCGCTGCGGGCCTGGCGGGTCCCGGTCGCCGGCGGCTCCGGGCCCGGTGTCCTCCGGGAGGAGCCGGCGGTCCGGCCGCTCCTCGTCGCGCTCGCCGCCGTCCTCGCCGGCACCACGACCGCCGAGCAGGCCGTGGAGCTGCTCACCTCCCCGGTCGGCGGCCTGGACGCCGTGGCCCTGCGTACCCTGCGTCGGGCGCTGCGGGCGCGGGAGCGGGCCCGCGAGGGCACACGCACCGTGGACGAGCTCCTCGTCGCCGCGGTCGACGACCCCGCCGACGCTGCGGACCTGCCGGCCGGTGCCCGCCGCGGCCCGGCGCGCGTCGCCGCGGTCCTCGCCGCGGGCCGGGCCGCCCTGGAGCGGTCCGCCGCCACGGCCGAGACCGTGCTGTGGGCCCTGTGGGACGCAGCCGGGCTCGCCGATCCCTGGCGCCGCCGCGCGCTCGCGGGCGGTCCGGGGTCCGACCGCGCCGACGCCGACCTCGACGCCGTCATGGCCCTGTTCCGCGCGGCCGAGCAGTACACCGACCGCACCGTCGGCGGCGGCCCCGCCGGGTTCCTCGAGCACGTCCGTGCCCAGGACCTGCCCGCGGACACCCTCGCGGCCCAGGGCCAGCGCACGGAGACCGTCCAGGTCCTCACCCCCGCCGCCGCGGCAGGGGAGGAGTGGCAGGTGGTCGTCGTGGCCGGGCTCCAGGAGGACGTCTGGCCCGACCTGCGCCTGCGCGACTCGCTCCTCGGGGCGGGCGCCCTCACCGACGTCGAGTCCGGCCGGTCGCCCGACGGCCGCCGCGCCTACGGCCCGGCCCGGCGGCAGGTCCTCGACGACGAGCTCCGGATGCTCGCGGTGGCGGTGTCCCGGGCCGCGCGACGCCTCCTCGTGACAGCGGTCCTCGACGAGGACGAGCGGCCCTCGACCTTCCTCGACCTCCTCGCACCCGACCTCGACCCGACCGACGCCCGCAGCGCGCCGCCCCCGCTTGACCTGCGCGGCCTCGTCGCCGAGCTCCGCGGCGCCGTCGAGCACCGCACCGACCGGACGGGAGCCGCCGCTGATCTCCTCGCCGACCTCGCCGCCCGCGGGGTCGCCGGGGCCGACCCCACCACCTGGTCCGGCCTCGCCGCACCGAGCACCGAGGTCCCCCTGCGACCGGCCGAGGCGCAGGTACCCGTCAGCCCCTCCGGCGTCGAGCTCGCCACCACCTGCGGGCTCCGCTGGGCCCTGGAGCAGGCCGGCGGGCGCGGGGAGCGGTCGGCGGACCAGAGCGTCGGCTCCCTCATCCACGAGATCGCCGCGGAGCACCCGCACGGCACCGCCGAGGACCTGCGCACCGCCCTGGCCGCACGCTGGCACGAGCTCGGGCTGGGTGAGTCGTGGGTGGGGCGGCGCCAGCGCGTCCTCGCCGAGGCCATGGTCGACCGGCTGGCGGCGTACGTCGCCGGCGTGCCGGGCGAGGTGGACGTCGAGCGCGCCTTCACCGCCGACGTCGGCCGGGCCCACCTCACCGGGCGCATGGACCGGGTCGAGCACCTCGACGACGGCGCCGCGCGCGTGGTCGACCTCAAGACCTCCGCCAACCCGCTGGCCAAGGACAAGGCCGCCGAGCACGCGCAGCTCGGCTCCTACCAGGCGGCCGTCGAGGCGGGCGCGTTCGGGCCCGTGCGGCCGGCGGGCGCGCGGCTGGTCTACCTCGGGGCCGGGGCGAAGGGCGCCACCCTGCGGCCCCAGCCGGCGCTCGCGGACGCCGCCGACCCGGCGTGGGCGGCCACGCTCGTCGGCGAGGCCGCCGAGGTCATGGCCGGCGCCGGTTTCGTCGCCCGGCTCAACGACCACTGCCGGCACTGCCCGGTGCGCCGTTCCTGCCCGGTCCAGGACGACGGAGAGCGGGTCACCCGATGAGCGCCCTGCCTCCCACGGCGGCCGCCGCCCCGGCCCGTCACCCCGCGCCGCCAGCACCGCCCCACCACTCCGCCGCGGAGATCGCCGACGCGCTGCGCCAGCCCCCGCCCACGCGGGAGCAGACGGAGGTCATCGAGGCGCCCCTCGCGCCCCTGCTGGTCGTCGCCGGCGCCGGGTCGGGCAAGACCGAGACGATGTCCGCCCGGGTCGTCTACCTCGTGGCCAACGAGATGGTGCGTGCCGAGGAGGTGCTGGGCCTGACCTTCACGCGCAAGGCCGCGGCGGAGCTGGGCCACCGGGTCCGCAAGCGTCTGCGCGCCCTGCGCGGGGCGGGCCTGCTCACCACCGCGGCCGACCCCGCCGACGGCGCCGCCGTCCTGGACGTGGACCGGCCCACCATCGCCACCTACAACTCCTTCGCCGGCAATATCGCCAGGGACCACGCCCTTCGCGTCGGCGCCGACCCCGATGCGCGGCTCATCACCGAGGCCGCCGCCTGGCAGCTCGCCGACGACCTCGTCCAGGGCTGGGCGGAGGAGCTCGCCACCGACCGTTCGCCCGGCGCGGTGACCGAGGCCGTCCTCAGCCTGTCCGGGGCGCTGTCCGAGCACCTCCTCGACCCGGTCGACGCCCGGGAGCTCCTCGCCGACCTCCGGGCGGACCTCGTCGACAAGGCCGCCGGACCGCGGGCCAAGGGACCGCTGGCGCCCGTCGCGAAGGTCGCGGCCACGCTCGGCGAGCGCATCGCGCTCCTCGACGTCGTCGAGGCCTACACCCGGCTCAAGCGGGAACGGGGCCTCATCGACTTCGGCGACCAGGTCGCCCTCGCCGCCCGGATCGCCGCCGAGGTCCCCGAGGTGGGCCACCAGCTGCGGGCCCAGTACCGCGTCGTGCTCCTGGACGAGTACCAGGACACCTCCGTGGCGCAGCTGCGCCTGCTCTCGGCGCTCTTCGGCGCGGGCCACGCCGTCACCGCGGTCGGGGACCCCAACCAGGCCATCTACGGGTGGCGGGGAGCCTCCGCGGCGTCGCTCGCGACCTTCCCCGCCATGTTCCGCTCCGCCGACGGTCCC is a window from the Georgenia muralis genome containing:
- a CDS encoding UrvD/REP family ATP-dependent DNA helicase — translated: METATRSTGPRLALPAPAPAPPALDARQAEVVGWGAGAGNLLVVGAPGTGKTTTALEVFLARARAGAPPAGATVAGAQGPLLLVPTRRGAARVRDAVAARLGRTTGQVLVRTPASFAYSVLRLRAALLHQPAPTLVTGPEQDQILGELLEGHRLGLGAAVRWPASVTAETLALPAFRDELRDLFMRAAELGLAPEDLAERGERHGRPEWGAAAVLLGEYQEVTALGEMTPDRGARLDAARIVDEATAALRAWEREVPDHPRPRWSTVVVDDHQDSTLAAARLLRALADDGSQLVLLGDPDTGVQGFRGGTPALVGLAETHAAIGGFGARRIVLETVHRGDAELRRATAAVTGAVSTAGAVRHRSARVPDAAPGAGAGGPGGPPSGTTVTVLRSRAQEGALIARSLRAERLHHGTPWSEMAVVTRSAGQVAALQRALRAWRVPVAGGSGPGVLREEPAVRPLLVALAAVLAGTTTAEQAVELLTSPVGGLDAVALRTLRRALRARERAREGTRTVDELLVAAVDDPADAADLPAGARRGPARVAAVLAAGRAALERSAATAETVLWALWDAAGLADPWRRRALAGGPGSDRADADLDAVMALFRAAEQYTDRTVGGGPAGFLEHVRAQDLPADTLAAQGQRTETVQVLTPAAAAGEEWQVVVVAGLQEDVWPDLRLRDSLLGAGALTDVESGRSPDGRRAYGPARRQVLDDELRMLAVAVSRAARRLLVTAVLDEDERPSTFLDLLAPDLDPTDARSAPPPLDLRGLVAELRGAVEHRTDRTGAAADLLADLAARGVAGADPTTWSGLAAPSTEVPLRPAEAQVPVSPSGVELATTCGLRWALEQAGGRGERSADQSVGSLIHEIAAEHPHGTAEDLRTALAARWHELGLGESWVGRRQRVLAEAMVDRLAAYVAGVPGEVDVERAFTADVGRAHLTGRMDRVEHLDDGAARVVDLKTSANPLAKDKAAEHAQLGSYQAAVEAGAFGPVRPAGARLVYLGAGAKGATLRPQPALADAADPAWAATLVGEAAEVMAGAGFVARLNDHCRHCPVRRSCPVQDDGERVTR